CCTTTGCAGATTGAGGATTTTAAGGCATTATTTCGTATTATGCAAGGTAAACCGATAAATATTAGGTTACTCGATCCGCCTTTACATGAATTTTTACCGACAACCGAATTTGACAAACAAAATTTAGCGGATAATTTAAATTTACCGTTATCTTTAATTCATCAACGTTTGCATGCGATGCATGAAACAAACCCTATGCTTGGGCATCGTGGCTGCCGTTTAGGTATCTCATCGCCGGAGATTTATCAGATGCAAATAGAAGCAATTTTTACGGCTATGTATGAATTACACCGCGCAGAAAATATAGATTGCATTTTAGAATTAATGATTCCCTTAATTAGCAATGTTAATGAGATAAAAAAATTAAAATCTTATATCTACGAAATAGTGAATGACCTACAAAATCGCTATAAATATAAATTTTCTTTCATAATCGGTACCATGATTGAACTACCGAGAGCCGCTTTAAATAGCAGAGAAATAGCCAAGGAAGTCGATTATTTTAGTTTTGGTACTAACGATTTAACTCAAACTACTTATGGTATTTCACGCGATGACGTAGCTTCATTTTTTCCGTATTATCTAGAAGAAAAGATTTTTGATTTTGATCCTTTCACTATTTTAGACGAAGAAGGAGTCGGAGAACTAATAGGGATTTCTATAAAACGTGGAAAAGCTAGTAAAGCTAGTTTAAAACTCGGTGCTTGCGGAGAGCATGCAGGCAACCCGGCGTCCATAGATTTTTTTCATCGAATGAAATTAGATTATATTTCCTGCTCCCCTTACCGTATCCCCATCGCACGAATAGCTGCTGCACAAGCAAAAATTAAACATAATTAATTTCAATTAAGGTAAAAGTTAATTTAGATTAACTTTTACCTTGTTTCTTTTAAAAATAGTATTATATTATCATCCAATTTTTCTAATGAGATTGGCGTTGTCGCATGGCTCTAAAAAAGTGTCGTATGTCATTCCCGCAAAAGCGGGGTGTTGTTGCATGGCTCGAAAATTAATAAAAAACTCGTCATTGCGAAGCCACGAAGTGGCTGCGGCAATCCAGGCTATCCCGAATGTAATGAGGGATTTAATTAGAATACTAAACAAGTTTAGTATAAAAATATGTTTAACTGGATTGCCGCGTCGGCATAAATGCCTCCTCGCAATGACGATTCCGGTAGCCATGCAACAACGCCCAAAAGCGGGGATATAGGCTTTTTTTTGTCATGCTGAACTTGTTTCAGTATCTATTGAAAAAGATCCTGAAATAAATTTAGGATGACTATTAATTTTCTGGATTCCCGCCTGAGCGGGAATGACATCGAAAATTCGAGCCATGCAACAACGCCAATGAGATTTATAAATTAGAAAAATATATTTAGATAAGTTAAAAAGGAAAAATAACTATGGTCATTACAAACAAAGAAAAATACATAAATAAACCTATATCCTCTAGCTTAAAAGAAGAAAATACTTTTCCCTATCCTTCTGCTCCCTCTTACAATCCTCTTTATTCACCTCATCCTAACACTTATACGGTACTTTCTGATATTTTAGCGATATTATCCGATAGTTTCGATCAGTACCATATATTACCTCCTATATTAGAACGGTGCTTAGGAGATACAACATTTGATTGGGATCAAAAAAACCTAGAAGGATCATCTATTATTAAACAATTAGTAAAAACTGATTGTTCTGTATCATTACTAAAAAAAGTTTTAGACAAAGTTGATAATAAAAGTGATTTATATGAAGCACTAATAAATACAGATAATTCTATCGCAATTAAGTTGTTAGCTTCAAAAATATTAAATTCTAATGAAATAAGTCCTTATGAACATTATGCCTACGAACAACTAAAACATGACAAATTAGATTCTAGTATTTATAAAGATATACTAGCTCTTACTCCTGAAAAATATCTTGATTATGTTTTAAATTTAAAAAGTAACTCTCATTTAAAAGCTAAAGACATATATCAACTACAAAAAGATATATTAAAAATATGTTCCAAAGATAACGCGATTAATAAAACTATTCTTGATAAATTAGTAAAAAATGAGGATTCAAAATTACTAGAAAAGTTTTTAGAGATTCAAAAAGATATAGGAAAAACATCTTTAGAAGATAGCGTTAAGAATACAGATAATTATCATTTAGTTAAACCGTTAATCTCAAAAATATTCAAGGAGCATCACTCTGAAATAACCCCTTTAGAGGAGAAGGCACTTACCGCTTATTATAACTTCACAAAGGCAAAAGATCAGAATAATATAAACATGATGGTTCACTCTACACGTAAAATGACTGATAATCTTAGCAAGTTTTATATGAGTAGTAAAAAACATAATGAAGCTCAGTTAATAAATCCATTTATTAACAAAATGAAAGAGGAGTTAAAATCATCAATTGCAGGAGATGATATACCGTTAAGTAAAAAATCTTCAAAGAACTTAATAAAAATATTAGATGTTAATAATGATTCGGTAGTGATTAATAAGTTGATAAGTAAAAATCAGCATAGCGAAAAACACCTTATCAAGAAACTTTCTTCAGATTCTGAGAGTTATGAAGATGCACTTAATAAATTTATTTATATCAAGGATACAGATAAGATAGACTCAAGTAATAATGACGCTAACTATTATTCTTATTGTCAAAATATATTTGAAAATACCTGGGATAGTATACAAACTATAGGAGAAAACGTAGCATGGTATAGCAAATTCTTATCTTTTTAGAGTTGACTTTTAACCCCAACTATGGATAAGAATTATCCATAATTCGCGTTACTTTAACCTTAGCATCAGGGGGGCGGATATAAAGAGGTTCTATAGAATCGTTTATATCTTGCCCTGTATTGAGCTTGGCAGCTACATATTTACAAATAATTGATGCCTTGACTCCGGCAAAACGCGGTAGGATTATTAAATTCAGTAAATGCTTAATTTTAGAGTAAATAAATTCTGCACCGCTACCGGCGCAAACTATATTACCTTTTTCTTGTGCTAACAGATTAATAGCAAAATCATAATCTATTAGCACCGGCTTACTTGCCTCACCGATTTTGTTAAAAACTTGGCTATATAATTGCCCCCGATAAGCATTTAAGAATATGTATATCTTATCATAATCTTTAACCTGCTCTATTGCCCTAAAATAAGCAAATTCAAAATTACTTACCGCCACCCTATTGATTTTTGTACCGAATAAAATACCTTTAGCCACTGCCAAACCGATTCTAATACCCGTGAAGCTTCCCGGTCCGTTAGTTACGGCTAAATAATCAATATCATCATAGGTGCATTTACCGCTTTTAAGAACGTCTTCTATCATCGGTAAGATAGTTTCTGCTTGTCTAGAAGGCGAAAGCTCTTCTTGATAAGCTAAGATAGTTTCATTGTCCGAAAGTGCCACGGAAGCGCTATTATTTGCCGTATCAAATGCTAAAATTTTCATTATTTTATATTTAAATTGTGTAGTATAACATAATCAACTCAGCTCCATTTGCATACAAGGCGCGAGGAGCGAAGCCTATAAATTAATAGGCGAGCCGACGAGCAAGGATGTAGGCGAGTGGGGATCAGTTGATTATGTAATCAATAAAAGCCTGCCGTGCATAAGGCTGCTGATTATTATAAAAGAAATATCTATTAAAAAAATAAGTGGTTAAAGTTAGGGCTTGTTTTTTTTCGGATAAAGTAATTTCATGATTGCTTAAAGTTAGAAATCTTGGTAAAATCAATAGCTTATCGTGATAAGGTAATCCTATTTCCTCACATAACGCTCGCCCTGATTTGGGAGAAACGTAACTTAAATTGCTTGTTACCTTGGTAACTGCACACTTATCAAGCA
This genomic window from Rickettsia endosymbiont of Ceutorhynchus obstrictus contains:
- the tsaB gene encoding tRNA (adenosine(37)-N6)-threonylcarbamoyltransferase complex dimerization subunit type 1 TsaB; translation: MKILAFDTANNSASVALSDNETILAYQEELSPSRQAETILPMIEDVLKSGKCTYDDIDYLAVTNGPGSFTGIRIGLAVAKGILFGTKINRVAVSNFEFAYFRAIEQVKDYDKIYIFLNAYRGQLYSQVFNKIGEASKPVLIDYDFAINLLAQEKGNIVCAGSGAEFIYSKIKHLLNLIILPRFAGVKASIICKYVAAKLNTGQDINDSIEPLYIRPPDAKVKVTRIMDNSYP